From Pseudorca crassidens isolate mPseCra1 chromosome 7, mPseCra1.hap1, whole genome shotgun sequence, a single genomic window includes:
- the PIGO gene encoding GPI ethanolamine phosphate transferase 3 isoform X4 translates to MRKISVLLFLAWVGFLFYAGIALFTSGFLLTRLELTNHSSCQEPPGPGSLPWGSRGEPGACWMASRFSRLVLVLIDALRFDFAQPQLSHVSGEPPTSLPFLGKLGFLQRILEIQPHHARLYQSKVDPPTTTMQRLKALTTGSLPTFIDAGSNFASYAIAEDNLVKQLTSTGRRVVFMGDETWNDLFPGAFSQGFFFPSFDVRDLHTVDNGILEHLYPIMDSGEWDVLITHFLGVDHCGHKHGPHHPEMAKKLSQMDQVIQGLVERLENDTLLVVTGDHGMTTSGNHGGDSELETSAALFLYSPTALFPSAPPEEPEVIPQISLVPTLALLLGLPIPFGNIGEVIAEVFSEVEDSQPHSSTLAQASALHLNAQQVSRFLHTYSTAAQDLQVKELHRLQNLFSKASADYQRLLQSPQGAEAALQTVITELQQFLRGVRAMCIESWARFSLVRMAGGAALLAATCFLCLLVSQWAASPGFYFRPLLIPMTWGLTGALVCAGLLATTGLKLDSVVLGAMAAVGSLLPFLWKAWASWGAKRPLAALLPMPGPVLLLLLIRFAGFFSDSFVIAEARAAPFLLISLILLLVAQLHWEGKLLPPKLLTIPRLGFLTPAGPPRHNGTHALGLGVGLLLCIRLAGLFHRCPEETPACSSSPWLSPLASMVGGRAKNVWYGACVGALAALLAAVRLWLRRYGNLKSPEPPVLFVRWGLPLMGLGTAAYWALASGADEAPPRLRALVAGASVMLPRAVAGLAASGLMLLLWRPVTVLVKAAAGAPRTRTVLTPFSGPPTSQADLDYVVPQIYRHMQEEFRGRLERTKSQGPLTVAAYQLGSVYSAAMVTALTLLAFPLLLLHAERISLVFLLLFLQSFLLLHLLAAGIPITTPGPFTVPWQAVSAWAFMATQTFYSTGHQPVFPAIHWHAAFVGVPEGHDFTWLSALLVGTNTFASHILFADFGLCLGSLHPPQASHGLEGVCPQVHF, encoded by the exons ATGCGGAAGATCTCAGTGCTGCTCTTCCTGGCCTGGGTGGGCTTCCTCTTCTACGCCGGCATTGCTCTCTTCACCAGTGGCTTCCTGCTCACCCGTTTGGAGCTCACCAACCATAGCAGCTGCCAAGAGCCCCCAGGCCCTGGGTCCCTGCCATGGGGGAGCCGAGGGGAGCCCGGGGCCTGCTGGATGGCTTCCCGATTCTCCCGACTTGTGTTGGTGCTCATAGACGCTCTGCGATTTGACTTTGCCCAGCCCCAGCTCTCACATGTTTCTGGGGagcctcccacctccctgcccttccTGGGCAAACTGGGCTTCTTGCAGAGGATCCTGGAAATTCAGCCCCACCATGCCAGGCTCTACCAGTCCAAGGTTGACCCCCCGACCACCACCATGCAGCGCCTCAAGGCCCTCACCACCGGCTCACTGCCTACCTTTATTGACGCTGGCAGTAATTTTGCCAGCTACGCCATAGCGGAAGACAATCTCGTTAAGCAGCTTACCAGTACAG GGAGGCGTGTGGTCTTCATGGGAGATGAAACCTGGAACGATCTTTTTCCTGGAGCTTTCTCCCAAGGTTTCTTTTTCCCGTCCTTCGATGTTAGAGACCTACACACAGTGGACAATGGTATCCTGGAACACCTCTACCCAATCA TGGACAGTGGTGAATGGGATGTGCTGATTACTCACTTCCTGGGTGTGGATCACTGTGGCCACAAGCATGGCCCTCATCATCCTGAAATGGCCAAGAAACTTAGCCAAATGGACCAGGTGATCCA GGGACTCGTGGAGCGTCTGGAGAATGACACGCTGCTGGTAGTGACTGGGGACCATGGGATGACCACGAGTGGGAACCATGGAGGGGACAGTGAGCTGGAGACCTCAGCTGCACTTTTTCTGTATAGTCCCACAGCCCTCTTCCCCAGCGCCCCACCAGAG GAGCCAGAGGTAATTCCTCAAATCAGCCTTGTGCCTACGCTGGCCCTGCTGTTGGGCCTGCCCATCCCATTTGGGAACATCGGGGAGGTGATAGCTGAGGTCTTCTCGGAGGTCGAAGACTCCCAGCCTCACTCTTCTACTCTggcccaagcctcagctctccatctcaatgccCAGCAG GTGTCCCGATTTCTTCACACCTACTCAACTGCTGCTCAGGACCTCCAAGTTAAGGAGCTTCATCGACTGCAGAACCTCTTCTCCAAAGCTTCTGCTGACTACCAGCGGCTTCTGCAGAGCCCCCAGGGGGCTGAGGCAGCACTACAGACTGTGATTACTGAGCTGCAGCAGTTCCTGCGGGGAGTTCGGGCCATGTGCATTGAGTCTTGGGCTCGTTTTTCTCTGGTCCGCATGGCAGGGGGTGCTGCTCTCTTGGCTGCTACCTGCTTTCTTTGCCTACTGGTATCCCAGTGGGCAGCATCCCCAGGCTTCTATTTCCGCCCTCTCCTAATACCCATGACCTGGGGTTTGACTGGAGCCTTAGTGTGTGCTGGACTCCTGGCAACTACTGGGCTGAAGCTGGATTCAGTGGTTCTAGGGGCCATGGCTGCAGTGGGCTCACTTCTGCCTTTTCTGTGGAAAGCCTGGGCTAGCTGGGGAGCTAAGAGGCCCCTGGCAGCCCTGCTTCCCATGCCTGGGCCTGTCCTGTTACTCCTGCTCATTCGCTTTGCTggtttcttctctgatagctttGTTATAGCCGAGGCCAGGGCCGCCCCCTTCCTTTTGATCTCACTTATCTTGCTCCTGGTTGCCCAGCTTCACTGGGAGGGCAAGCTGCTGCCACCTAAGCTACTCACAATACCTCGCCTTGGCTTTCTGACCCCAGCAGGCCCCCCACGTCACAATGGCACGCATGCCCTGGGGCTTGGAGTTGGGTTGCTTTTATGTATAAGGCTAGCTGGGCTTTTTCATCGCTGCCCTGAAGAGACGCCTGCTTGCAGCTCCTCTCCCTGGCTGAGTCCCCTGGCATCCATGGTGGGTGGTCGAGCCAAGAATGTGTGGTATGGAGCTTGTGTGGGGGCGCTGGCGGCCCTGTTAGCTGCCGTGCGCCTGTGGCTTCGCCGCTATGGTAATCTCAAGAGTCCTGAGCCCCCTGTGCTCTTTGTGCGCTGGGGGCTGCCGCTGATGGGACTAGGCACTGCCGCCTACTGGGCCTTGGCATCAGGGGCGGATGAAGCACCCCCACGTCTCCGGGCCCTGGTCGCTGGGGCATCAGTTATGTTACCTAGGGCTGTGGCCGGGTTGGCTGCTTCAGGGCTCATGCTGCTGCTCTGGAGGCCTGTGACGGTGCTGGTGAAAGCTGCAGCGGGTGCTCCACGGACCAGGACTGTCCTCACTCCGTTCTCAGGCCCCCCCACTTCTCAGGCTGACCTGGATTATGTGGTTCCTCAAATCTACCGACACATGCAGGAGGAGTTCCGGGGCCGGCTAGAGAGGACCAAATCTCAGGGCCCCCTGACGGTGGCCGCCTATCAGTTGGGGAGTGTCTACTCGGCTGCTATGGTCACGGCCCTCACCCTCTTGGCCTTTCCACTTCTGCTATTGCATGCAGAGCGCATTAGCCTTGTGTTCCTGCTTCTGTTTCTGCAGAGCTTCCTTCTCCTGCATCTGCTTGCTGCTGGGATACCCATCACCACCCCTG GTCCTTTTACTGTGCCTTGGCAGGCAGTTTCTGCTTGGGCCTTCATGGCAACACAGACCTTCTATTCCACGGGTCACCAGCCCGTCTTTCCAGCTATCCATTGGCATGCTGCCTTCGTGGGAGTCCCAGAGGGCCATGACTTTACCTGGCTGTCTGCTTTGCTGGTGGGAACCAACACCTTTGCCTCCCATATCCTCTTTGCAG ATTTTGGCCTGTGCCTTGGCAGCCTCCATCCTCCGCAGGCATCTCATGGTCTGGAAGGTGTTTGCCCCCAA GTTCATTTTTGA